A segment of the Sanyastnella coralliicola genome:
TAATCGCATCGGTATACCGGTCTGTACGGGTACGTGCAATTCCTTGCATCAAGTAGAAATTCGCTTGCGTAGGGTACAGCTCAACGGCTTCATTTGCACGCTCGAGCATGGTCATCCAATCTCCTAATGCGGCATCAATTTCTAGTAGCTGGTACCAAATCAACGGACGTGCCTTATCGAGTTCAATAGCACGTGTGAAGTTCTGCTGAGCGCCTTCAAGGTCATTGTCTTGCATGTTGAAATCACCCGCAATCGAATAACTGCGAGGATCTTCTGGATGCGCCTCTTGAAGAATTTCAATCAATCGATCTCCACGGCTGGCAGCCTTTGAATCCATCAATCGAAGGTTGAGGTACTTCAGGAGAATTGACACCTTCTCGTCAATATTTACTTCCGGATCTGCAAAGGCGACTTGAATCGCTTCCCATGAATCACCATCGTTGCCTTCGGCAGCATAAATGCGGCTTAATTCGAGATGGGCTAGACCGTTCGTCGGGTCTTTAGCAGTAAGCTCTTTAAGCGTTTGCTTGGCTTCATCGATGCGTCCTTGCTCAAGAAGAATACGTGCTTTCTCTGCATATACTTCCGGACCAGCATAAACGCTCATCAATGCATCCAATTCGGCGATAGCCTTTTCAGGCTCACCCATTAAAAGGAAGATACGCTGCTTTTGGAATGAGAGCTCAGGGTTTTTACCAGTCTGTCCTTCAAGCAGGTCGTAGGCCGCGATGGCATTTTTTCCGTCCTCTTCGTAGAGGTATGACGCCGCCAGGTCATAATATGAACTCAAGTCTTCCGGCTTGTTGTCGATCATCCACTTGAGCTCTTTGCGAGCGTCATCGTATTGACCAAATTCAAGCAAGAAATCAGCGTGTAGTCTCCGGTACCAGAAGTTTTCGTCATTCAACTCAATGGCTCTGCCGATGTTGGTCATCGCTGCATCTTTGTTGTTGCGATCAAATTCAATGCGTGCAAGTTCGTAGTGCACGGCATCGTTTTCTGGTGAGTAGGTTAGCGCTTCTTCGAACATTGCATAGGCACCGTCGATGTCGCCGGTTGACTTCAATTGCTGGGCTTCGAAGAATGCTTGTTGAAAGGCAGCGGATTCTCTTTCATTCGCTAACGCGGAATCGCTTCCCTGTGTTTTGGAAGTGCTTTTTGTACCTCCACAACCTACGGCGAAGAGGGCACAAAGTGATATGATGAAAATCCTAACCTTCAATTACTTTCCTTGGGTTGAGTAGTCACTGATGCTCAATTGCTCAACCTGTCCGTTGAACTCTACGAAGTTACCTAGCATAGAATTGTCAATATTGGCATTTTTAACAGTGCTCGACTCTTGAATAATACTGTTCTTCACAATGCTATTCTCGATGGTACAATTGCTTCCAATAGAAGCGTATGGTCCTACGATTGCGTTGCGAAGCGTTACGTTTTCTCCGATGTAACAAGGTTGAATGATAAGGCTATTTTCTTGGCTTAGCCCGCCATTCATCAAGTCAGCATCGTCTTTGTGATAACCCAGAATGCGTTGATTCGTTTCAACTGTTGCGTTTTTATTTCCGCAATCCATCCAGTCATCTACCTTACCAGGGACAAACTTCATGCCCTTCGTGGTCATGTTCTTCAGTACATCTGGCAACTGGTACTCACCACCTTTGATGATGTTGTTGTCAATTAAGTACTGAAGCTCTCCTTTCAGTGTAGCGCCATCTTTGAAATAGTAGATTCCAATCATGGCGAGGTCTGAAACGAATTCTTTCGGCTTCTCCACGAAGTCAACGATGTGCCCTTCAGCATCCATCTTCACTACTCCGAAGGCTTCTGGATTCTCGATCTGTTGAACCCAAAGAACACCGTCTTTTGATGGGTCTAAGTTCAACTCAGCTTTCACGAGTGTATCAGCGAATGCAACGATCACTTTCCCATCGAGGGCGCTTTGTGCGCATAAAATGGCGTGGGCAGTTCCGAGCGCTTCCTCTTGGTAGTGGATGCTTCCTTTGGCACCTAGCCCTTCCGCGATAGCGATGAGACGCTGTTCAACCTCATCACCGAAATGACCAACAACGTAGGCGATTTCTTCAATGGGCTCATCACTGATGGAAGCGAGTTCTTCTACCAATCGCTGAACGATCGGCTTTCCAGCAACAGGAATAAGTGGTTTAGGAACGGTGAGTGTATGAGGACGCATGCGTTTCCCCATTCCGGCCATTGGCACAATGATCTTCATTCGTTAGTTTTTTCCAGTACTTCCGAAACCGCCTTCCCCTCTAGCTGTTTCGTTTAAGGTTGTTACTTCTGTCCATTCAGCCTGGGTCATCTTGGCAATTACCAACTGAGCCACGCGTTCGCCATCATTGATGGTCACGGCCTCATTTGATAGGTTCACCAGAATTACTCCCACTTCTCCACGGTAATCGGCGTCAATGGTGCCGGGTGCGTTGAGAACGGTAATCCCCTGCTTGTATGCTAATCCCGAACGCGGACGAACCTGTGCTTCGCTTCCTGGAGGGAGCGCCATGAATAATCCGGTTGGAATCAATGCTCGTTCCAGCGGCTCCAGTGTGACTGGGGCGTCAAGGTTTGCGCGCAAATCCATTCCGGCACTTTGGGGTGTTTCGTAATGGGGTAAAGCGTGCTTTGAGCGGTTGATGACCTCTATTTTCATCGTGTGCAAATTACGGTGGGTCAGTGCTGCATCAACAGACACCGATGAAAGGTGTTCACGGAACACTGTTGATTTAGGCTCCTTTGAATTCTGGCTTACGTTTTTCCATGAACGCTGTGGTGCCTTCTTTGAAATCGTCGGTACCGAAACACGCTCCGAAAGCATCAATTTCTGCTTGGAATCCGCCTTCGTTCGCTTTGACTGAAGCACGCACAGCATCAAGTGCAAAACCAATGGCCGTCGGCGACTGCTTCGCCATTTTCGATGCCATTTTATTCGCTGCAGCCATCAACTCTTCTTGGGTGTAAACTGCATTTACCAAGCCCCAAGATTTCGCGTCTCCTGCGTTTGTCATGCCTGCTGTACAGATCATTTCAAGCGCTTTACCCATGCCTACGAGGCGAGCAAGACGTTGTGTTCCTCCGTATCCTGGAATGACTCCGAGGCTTACTTCAGGAAGACCTAACATGGCATTGTCACTTGCCAAGCGAACATGTGCGCTCATCGCAAGCTCTAGTCCACCCCCGAGGGCGTAACCATTCACCGCTGCAATCACTGGCTTCGACATGTTCTCTACTTTGTTGAAGAGTTTGTTATGCCCCTCCGCGCTCAAGCGCTTGCCTTCCTCGATAGAGAAAGAGGCAAATTCTTTAATGTCTGCACCTGCTACAAATGCTTTTTCACCGCTTCCGGTGATGATGATCGCACGCACCTCACTGTTGCCATTCAAATCATCGAGTGTATCACTCAATTCTTGAATCGTTGCGGTGTTTAGTGCGTTCAGTTGTTTTGGGCGGTTGATCGTGATGGTAGCCACGTGCCCATCTATAGTGAGAAGAATGTTTTCCATGGTCAGAATATCGTGGGTCAAAGGTAGAAAAAGGCAGCTATTGAAGAGGTTAAAAGAACTTATCAGATCGCAAGAAAAAGGCCGTCCCCAACAGGAGACGGCCTCGGTATTCTGATGAATGAAATCTTACTTCACAAAGCGCAGTGTTTGTAGGCTTTGTCCGTTCGCGTTAATCTCAACGAGGTAAGTTCCATTACTTAGTTCTGATGTGCTGATCTGTGTTTGATCGGCTAGCGCCGGAATCGATGTCTGGTAAACGAGCTTACCGTCTACGCTGTACACATTGAATTCCGCGTTAGCATAGCTCTTCTGAGTTTGAACGATCACTGCATTACCGTTGTAGAACAAGGCAACTTCCGCTTCCGCGTTAGCGACGTCAACCACTTCGTCAACAATCACTGTAGTGACATCTGCAGTTGAACACTCACCTCCGTAAGCAACTACGAGAATCTCGTACTCGCCCTCTTCCGTGAATTCCAAGTTCACCACCTCTCCAGTAGCTACCGGACCGTCAACAACTGTCCATTCTACCAAGTCAGCGTTGCTTACTTCAGCAACCAAAGTCACCTCAGCCAAACCATCAATCAACTCGGCAGTTACGACTTCGTTCGTTTCTAGCGTTACCATGTCAGTGTCGATCAACACAATCTCGTGTGTCTCATCAATACAAGCTGAGCTGATTTCAACGGTGTAAGTTCCGTTCGCCAGCTCATCAAGGATAAGCGCGTCAAGTGAAGAACCTTCAGCAAGGAAGTCTTCTCCCGTCACCGTGAATTCGAAGATGTCAGCATGATCAACATTCAACTCGATCCAACCCTGGTACCCAGCGTTACATGCGTTTTCTTCTTTGTCGATCATTACTTCGTGAACCTGTGCTTCGTCAATGCTCACTACTGTTTCAACGGCTTCACATGCAAGGGCATCATTTGTCAATACCACTTTGTAGTTGCCCATGCCTAGTCCGTCTAACGCTGTAGTTCCAGTGAAGTCTTCAGTAACTAGTACAAGGTTGTCTAGTTCATCGTACCATGAAGCTGTCCAGTTGCCCATGTCAGGAGTGTTCACTTCAATCATGGCATCATTTGCACCGAAACAAGTGATGTCATTCACGGTCACTGCAGCTGGAGCAGAAAGGTGAACGATGAAACGATCAGACACCATGTCTTCTTCCAAGGCTACTTCTAGCATGAGGTCTTCATTCACTACGTAAATCTCACCTGTTTCTGTGTCTTCCAATGTCACACATGACATTGATGGAATCCCAGAAAGTTCAGTCGCCTCAAGTGTATAAGTACCTGAGTTATCAGCGCTCAATTGAAGTGGGATGCTGATACTTTCTTCTAACGAAGGAAGCGTATTCTGCCCCATGCGAACGCCATCAACGTCAAGGCTAGCAATGCTTACCCATCCGTTGTCAATTGACCCCAATTTGTAAGCGTCGAAGTCGTTCTCGTAAGCTGTAGTCGCTTCTGGAAGGAATCCGATGTACGCTGCATCCTGAGAGAATTCATTTGAAAGTGTCAGCTCGATGTAATCAGCTGCTTCCGTCGAACGCTCGAAGGCTTGACCTGAAGAAGACTTAATCGCCTCGCTCCATTCCAAAGAAGCTCCAGC
Coding sequences within it:
- a CDS encoding enoyl-CoA hydratase-related protein, which gives rise to MTMENILLTIDGHVATITINRPKQLNALNTATIQELSDTLDDLNGNSEVRAIIITGSGEKAFVAGADIKEFASFSIEEGKRLSAEGHNKLFNKVENMSKPVIAAVNGYALGGGLELAMSAHVRLASDNAMLGLPEVSLGVIPGYGGTQRLARLVGMGKALEMICTAGMTNAGDAKSWGLVNAVYTQEELMAAANKMASKMAKQSPTAIGFALDAVRASVKANEGGFQAEIDAFGACFGTDDFKEGTTAFMEKRKPEFKGA
- a CDS encoding tetratricopeptide repeat protein, with protein sequence MKVRIFIISLCALFAVGCGGTKSTSKTQGSDSALANERESAAFQQAFFEAQQLKSTGDIDGAYAMFEEALTYSPENDAVHYELARIEFDRNNKDAAMTNIGRAIELNDENFWYRRLHADFLLEFGQYDDARKELKWMIDNKPEDLSSYYDLAASYLYEEDGKNAIAAYDLLEGQTGKNPELSFQKQRIFLLMGEPEKAIAELDALMSVYAGPEVYAEKARILLEQGRIDEAKQTLKELTAKDPTNGLAHLELSRIYAAEGNDGDSWEAIQVAFADPEVNIDEKVSILLKYLNLRLMDSKAASRGDRLIEILQEAHPEDPRSYSIAGDFNMQDNDLEGAQQNFTRAIELDKARPLIWYQLLEIDAALGDWMTMLERANEAVELYPTQANFYLMQGIARTRTDRYTDAITSFLTGKAFVVEDVPLAASFQSNLGEAYYNTKEFKKSDEAFEKSLSLIPDDPFVMNNYAYYLSVRGVKLERAAELSKKSNDLLPNTPSFQDTYGWILFKQGKYNEALDWINQAASAVLDATLFEHLGDVLWHLDRKDDAVEAWKEALKIGEGSSQLQKKVDNQQYYEETDQ
- a CDS encoding sugar phosphate nucleotidyltransferase; this translates as MKIIVPMAGMGKRMRPHTLTVPKPLIPVAGKPIVQRLVEELASISDEPIEEIAYVVGHFGDEVEQRLIAIAEGLGAKGSIHYQEEALGTAHAILCAQSALDGKVIVAFADTLVKAELNLDPSKDGVLWVQQIENPEAFGVVKMDAEGHIVDFVEKPKEFVSDLAMIGIYYFKDGATLKGELQYLIDNNIIKGGEYQLPDVLKNMTTKGMKFVPGKVDDWMDCGNKNATVETNQRILGYHKDDADLMNGGLSQENSLIIQPCYIGENVTLRNAIVGPYASIGSNCTIENSIVKNSIIQESSTVKNANIDNSMLGNFVEFNGQVEQLSISDYSTQGK
- the dut gene encoding dUTP diphosphatase yields the protein MKIEVINRSKHALPHYETPQSAGMDLRANLDAPVTLEPLERALIPTGLFMALPPGSEAQVRPRSGLAYKQGITVLNAPGTIDADYRGEVGVILVNLSNEAVTINDGERVAQLVIAKMTQAEWTEVTTLNETARGEGGFGSTGKN